In Serratia marcescens subsp. marcescens ATCC 13880, a single genomic region encodes these proteins:
- the pckA gene encoding phosphoenolpyruvate carboxykinase (ATP) has product MSSRAVTPQTLARYGIHQAADIVYNPSYELLFAEETRADLPPLERGTLTQLGAVNVATGEFTGRSPKDKYIVRDDTTRDTVWWSDNGTGKNDNQPLSPEVWQHLKTLVGNQLSGKRLFVVDAFCGANADTRLKVRFITEVAWQAHFVKNMFIRPSDAELADFEPDFVVMNGAKCTNPDWQQQGLHSENFVAFNLTERMQLIGGTWYGGEMKKGLFSIMNYLLPLKGIASMHCSANVGEQGDVAVFFGLSGTGKTTLSTDPKRQLIGDDEHGWDDDGVFNFEGGCYAKTIKLSPQAEPEIYQAIRRDALLENVTVLADGSIDFDDASKTENTRVSYPIYHIENIVKPVSKAGHARKIIFLTADAFGVLPPVSRLTPEQTQYHFLSGFTAKLAGTERGITAPTPTFSACFGAAFLTLHPTQYAEVLVKRMEAAGAQAYLVNTGWNGSGKRISIKDTRGIIDAILNGDIEQAETFTLPIFGLAVPTALPGVDPSILDPRKTYADESLWQEKAQDLAQRFIDNFAKYTVTPAGEKLVNAGPKL; this is encoded by the coding sequence ATGTCTTCACGCGCTGTTACCCCACAAACCCTCGCTCGCTACGGCATCCATCAGGCCGCCGACATCGTCTATAACCCCAGCTATGAATTGCTGTTCGCCGAAGAGACCCGCGCCGACCTGCCGCCGCTGGAGCGCGGCACCCTCACCCAACTGGGCGCGGTCAACGTCGCGACCGGTGAATTTACCGGCCGTTCGCCGAAGGACAAATACATCGTGCGTGACGACACCACGCGCGATACCGTTTGGTGGTCGGACAACGGCACCGGCAAGAACGACAACCAGCCGCTCTCGCCGGAAGTCTGGCAGCATCTGAAGACGCTGGTGGGCAATCAGCTCTCCGGCAAGCGTCTGTTCGTGGTGGACGCGTTCTGCGGCGCCAACGCCGACACGCGTCTGAAAGTGCGCTTCATCACCGAGGTGGCCTGGCAGGCGCACTTCGTGAAAAACATGTTCATCCGCCCGAGCGACGCCGAGCTGGCGGACTTTGAACCGGACTTCGTGGTGATGAACGGCGCTAAATGCACCAACCCGGACTGGCAGCAGCAAGGGCTGCACTCGGAGAACTTCGTCGCCTTCAATCTGACCGAGCGCATGCAGCTGATCGGCGGCACCTGGTACGGCGGCGAAATGAAGAAAGGCCTGTTCTCGATCATGAACTATCTGCTGCCGCTGAAGGGCATCGCGTCGATGCACTGCTCGGCCAACGTCGGCGAGCAAGGCGACGTGGCGGTATTCTTCGGCCTGTCCGGCACCGGCAAAACCACCCTCTCCACCGATCCGAAACGCCAGCTGATCGGCGATGACGAGCACGGCTGGGACGACGACGGCGTGTTCAACTTCGAAGGCGGCTGCTACGCCAAAACCATCAAGCTGTCGCCGCAGGCGGAGCCGGAAATCTATCAGGCGATCCGTCGCGATGCGCTGCTGGAAAACGTCACCGTGCTGGCCGACGGCAGCATCGACTTCGACGATGCCAGCAAAACCGAGAACACCCGCGTCTCTTACCCGATTTATCACATCGAGAACATCGTCAAGCCGGTGTCCAAAGCCGGCCACGCGCGCAAGATCATCTTCCTGACCGCCGACGCCTTCGGCGTGCTGCCGCCGGTGTCGCGCCTGACGCCGGAGCAGACCCAATACCACTTCCTGTCCGGCTTCACCGCCAAGCTGGCCGGCACCGAGCGCGGCATCACCGCGCCGACGCCGACCTTCTCCGCCTGCTTCGGCGCCGCGTTCCTGACCCTGCACCCGACGCAGTACGCCGAAGTGCTGGTGAAACGCATGGAGGCCGCCGGCGCCCAGGCTTACCTGGTCAACACCGGCTGGAACGGCAGCGGCAAGCGTATCTCGATCAAAGATACTCGCGGCATCATCGACGCCATTCTGAATGGCGACATTGAGCAGGCCGAGACCTTCACGCTGCCGATCTTCGGGCTGGCAGTGCCGACCGCGCTGCCGGGCGTCGATCCGTCTATCCTCGATCCGCGCAAAACCTATGCCGACGAATCGCTGTGGCAGGAGAAAGCGCAGGATCTGGCGCAGCGCTTTATCGATAACTTCGCCAAATATACCGTCACCCCGGCGGGCGAAAAACTGGTGAACGCCGGGCCGAAGCTGTAA
- a CDS encoding 2-hydroxycarboxylate transporter family protein — protein MKQINAELACDKNTASSESSGLINQLRQIDIGAVPIALFITICAIVAISAYANFLPKNMIGGLAVIMTLGFALAQLGKSIPVLRDIGGPAILCLMVPSVLVYFNVFQPNVMGTVHLLMKDANLLYFVIASLVVGSILGMNRVILIQGMIRMFVPLVVGTITAVITGLLVGKLFGFTFYHTFFFIIVPIIGGGIGEGILPLSLAYSAILGSTPDVYVAQLAPAAVLGNIFAIVTAGVLARIGMQRKALSGDGMLIRSAQENAMFAIKEQSGNVDFQLMGGGLLVICAFFIVGGLFEHIVHIPGPVLMILFAVLCKYCRVIPASMETGAHSFYKFVSTALVWPLMIGLGMLYVPLESVVAVFSVGYVVVCGSVVLSMGLVSFLIAPYLKMFPVEAAIVTCCHSGLGGTGDVAILSASNRMGLMPFAQIATRIGGASTVIGATLLLGWLV, from the coding sequence ATGAAACAGATAAATGCAGAACTGGCCTGTGATAAAAATACGGCATCGTCCGAATCATCAGGATTAATTAATCAACTTCGTCAAATAGATATCGGCGCGGTACCGATCGCCTTGTTTATCACGATTTGCGCGATCGTAGCGATTTCCGCCTACGCCAACTTCCTGCCGAAGAATATGATCGGCGGCCTGGCGGTGATAATGACGCTGGGCTTTGCGCTGGCGCAGTTGGGAAAAAGCATTCCCGTGCTGCGCGATATCGGCGGGCCGGCCATTCTGTGTTTGATGGTGCCGTCGGTGCTGGTCTATTTCAATGTCTTCCAGCCCAACGTCATGGGCACCGTCCATTTGCTGATGAAAGACGCGAACCTGCTTTATTTCGTCATCGCCAGTCTGGTGGTCGGCAGCATTCTCGGCATGAACCGGGTGATCCTGATCCAGGGGATGATTCGCATGTTCGTGCCGCTGGTGGTGGGCACGATCACGGCGGTGATCACCGGGCTGCTGGTGGGCAAGCTGTTCGGCTTTACCTTCTATCACACCTTCTTCTTCATCATCGTGCCGATCATCGGCGGCGGCATCGGCGAGGGGATTTTACCGCTGTCGCTGGCCTATTCGGCGATCCTGGGCTCGACGCCGGATGTCTATGTCGCGCAGCTGGCGCCGGCGGCGGTGCTGGGTAACATCTTCGCCATCGTGACCGCCGGGGTGCTGGCGCGCATCGGTATGCAGCGCAAGGCGCTGAGCGGCGACGGCATGCTGATCCGTTCGGCGCAGGAGAACGCGATGTTCGCCATCAAGGAGCAAAGCGGCAACGTCGATTTCCAACTGATGGGCGGCGGGCTGCTGGTGATCTGCGCCTTCTTTATCGTCGGCGGCCTGTTCGAACACATCGTGCATATTCCCGGGCCGGTGCTGATGATCCTGTTCGCGGTGCTGTGCAAGTACTGCCGGGTGATCCCGGCTTCGATGGAGACCGGCGCGCACAGTTTCTACAAGTTCGTCTCCACCGCGCTGGTGTGGCCGCTGATGATCGGTCTGGGCATGCTGTACGTGCCGCTGGAAAGCGTGGTGGCGGTGTTCTCGGTCGGTTATGTGGTGGTCTGCGGCTCGGTGGTGCTGTCGATGGGACTGGTCAGTTTCTTGATTGCGCCTTACCTGAAGATGTTTCCGGTGGAGGCGGCGATTGTCACCTGTTGTCACAGTGGCCTGGGCGGCACCGGTGACGTGGCGATCCTGTCGGCGTCGAACCGCATGGGGCTGATGCCGTTCGCCCAAATCGCCACGCGCATCGGCGGCGCTTCCACGGTCATCGGCGCGACGCTGCTGCTTGGTTGGTTAGTCTGA
- a CDS encoding serralysin family metalloprotease: MSSSNASVKAEGVLALLGAYKPDEDDTITVLHPSKTFENAGLELVRGDRSWHDKGVTDTPVSLTYSFWEKAPGNMSSMSISGFSSFNAEQREQAKLSLQSWSDVANITFTETSNTAAANIKFGLFDYSSRGSYAFAYNPDSSPSVAGQTWYNAKNPTFVNNQIHENEYGRQTFTHEIGHALGLQHPGDYNAAPGVSITYAKDATYFEDSRAHSLMSYFSESNTGQDFKGAYSSGPLLNDITAIQHFYGANMNTRTGDTVYGFNSNTDRDFLTATGAQDKIIFTAWDAGGNDTFDFSGFGQNQRINLNEKAFSDVGGLKGNVSIAAGVTIENAIGGSGNDVLVGNAADNVLKGGAGDDVLYGGKGADQLWGGAGKDTFVYFAADESTAAAPDWIRDFVRGEDKIDLTLFNTGSADGIRFVDQFSGKAGEATLSYDAQNHVSDVAINLGGGFDGNDFLVKVVGQPLDAGDFVLA, encoded by the coding sequence ATGTCATCAAGCAATGCTTCCGTTAAGGCAGAAGGCGTATTAGCCCTGCTGGGCGCTTATAAACCCGATGAAGACGACACCATTACCGTGCTTCATCCGTCGAAAACGTTCGAAAACGCCGGCCTGGAGTTGGTGCGCGGCGATCGCAGTTGGCACGACAAGGGCGTGACCGACACGCCGGTCTCCCTGACCTACAGCTTCTGGGAAAAGGCGCCGGGCAACATGTCGAGCATGAGCATCAGCGGCTTCAGCAGCTTTAACGCCGAACAGCGCGAGCAGGCTAAACTGTCGCTGCAGTCATGGTCAGACGTGGCTAACATCACCTTCACCGAAACCAGCAACACCGCCGCCGCCAACATCAAATTCGGCCTGTTCGACTACAGCTCGCGCGGCTCCTATGCCTTCGCGTATAACCCGGACTCCTCGCCTTCGGTCGCCGGGCAAACCTGGTATAACGCCAAGAACCCTACCTTCGTCAACAACCAGATCCATGAGAACGAGTACGGTCGCCAGACCTTCACCCATGAAATCGGCCATGCGTTGGGGTTGCAGCATCCGGGCGACTATAACGCCGCGCCGGGCGTCAGCATCACCTACGCTAAAGACGCGACCTACTTTGAGGACAGCCGCGCGCACAGCCTGATGAGCTATTTCAGCGAAAGCAACACCGGGCAGGACTTTAAAGGCGCGTACTCTTCCGGGCCGTTGCTCAACGACATCACGGCGATCCAGCATTTCTACGGCGCCAACATGAACACCCGCACCGGCGACACGGTTTACGGTTTCAATTCCAACACCGATCGCGACTTCCTCACCGCCACCGGCGCGCAGGACAAGATAATCTTCACCGCCTGGGACGCCGGCGGCAACGACACCTTCGACTTCTCCGGCTTCGGCCAGAATCAGCGCATCAATCTGAATGAAAAGGCGTTCTCGGACGTCGGCGGCCTGAAAGGCAACGTGTCTATCGCCGCAGGCGTAACGATTGAAAACGCCATCGGCGGGTCGGGTAACGATGTGCTGGTAGGGAACGCCGCCGATAACGTGCTCAAGGGCGGCGCGGGCGATGACGTGCTGTACGGCGGCAAAGGGGCGGATCAGCTGTGGGGCGGCGCCGGCAAGGACACCTTCGTCTACTTTGCGGCGGATGAGTCGACGGCGGCGGCGCCGGATTGGATCCGCGACTTCGTGCGCGGCGAGGACAAGATCGATCTGACGCTGTTCAACACCGGCAGCGCCGACGGCATCCGCTTCGTCGATCAGTTCAGCGGCAAGGCGGGCGAGGCGACGCTGAGCTACGATGCGCAAAATCACGTCAGTGACGTGGCGATCAACCTGGGCGGCGGCTTTGACGGCAACGATTTCCTGGTGAAAGTGGTGGGACAGCCGCTGGATGCGGGTGATTTCGTGCTGGCCTGA